A DNA window from Mytilus edulis chromosome 14, xbMytEdul2.2, whole genome shotgun sequence contains the following coding sequences:
- the LOC139503062 gene encoding ras-related protein Rab-5B-like isoform X1, whose amino-acid sequence MENHPGVNKTNGQAQGKICQFKLIFLGQSGVGKSSSVLRYINGQFHENYEATLGYRFVTHSVCLDDTTVKFVIWDTSGQSRYFSCVADKTRGAHATIVVYDITAGNTFSRVREWVDMLKSRQTSPNIVIALAGNKSDLANKRMVEFDKAQAYAEENGLLFMETSAKTAMNVNEIFLAIAKKLLENGLGGAGQQTLEKSEERGGCCNMCKQQ is encoded by the exons ATGGAAAACCATCCtggtgtaaacaaaacaaatggGCAAGCGCAAGGCAAAATATGTCAGTTTAAACTAATATTTCTAGGACAAAGTGGTGTAGGCAAATCTAGCTCTGTTCTACGATATATAAATGGACAATTCCATGAAAACTATGAAGCAACATTGGGAT aTAGATTTGTAACGCACTCCGTCTGTTTAGATGACACAACAGTAAAGTTCGTAATCTGGGACACATCTGGACAAAGTAGATACTTCAGTTGCGTAGCAGATAAAACCAGAGGCGCACATGCCACTATTGTTGTTTATGACATCACTGCTGGC aacaCATTTTCTAGGGTCAGGGAATGGGTAGATATGTTAAAGAGCCGGCAAACTAGTCCAAACATTGTTATTGCTTTAGCAGGAAACAAGTCAGATTTGGCCAACAAAAGAATGGTAGAATTTGAT aAAGCACAAGCGTATGCTGAAGAAAACGGTTTATTATTTATGGAAACATCAGCTAAGACAGCCATGaatgtaaatgaaatatttttggcAATAG cAAAGAAATTGCTTGAAAACGGGTTAGGTGGAGCAGGTCAACAAACACTTGAGAAGTCAGAAGAACGCGGTGGATGTTGCAATATGTGCAAGCAACAATAA
- the LOC139503062 gene encoding ras-related protein Rab-5B-like isoform X2, which translates to MENHPGVNKTNGQAQGKIYRFVTHSVCLDDTTVKFVIWDTSGQSRYFSCVADKTRGAHATIVVYDITAGNTFSRVREWVDMLKSRQTSPNIVIALAGNKSDLANKRMVEFDKAQAYAEENGLLFMETSAKTAMNVNEIFLAIAKKLLENGLGGAGQQTLEKSEERGGCCNMCKQQ; encoded by the exons ATGGAAAACCATCCtggtgtaaacaaaacaaatggGCAAGCGCAAGGCAAAATAT aTAGATTTGTAACGCACTCCGTCTGTTTAGATGACACAACAGTAAAGTTCGTAATCTGGGACACATCTGGACAAAGTAGATACTTCAGTTGCGTAGCAGATAAAACCAGAGGCGCACATGCCACTATTGTTGTTTATGACATCACTGCTGGC aacaCATTTTCTAGGGTCAGGGAATGGGTAGATATGTTAAAGAGCCGGCAAACTAGTCCAAACATTGTTATTGCTTTAGCAGGAAACAAGTCAGATTTGGCCAACAAAAGAATGGTAGAATTTGAT aAAGCACAAGCGTATGCTGAAGAAAACGGTTTATTATTTATGGAAACATCAGCTAAGACAGCCATGaatgtaaatgaaatatttttggcAATAG cAAAGAAATTGCTTGAAAACGGGTTAGGTGGAGCAGGTCAACAAACACTTGAGAAGTCAGAAGAACGCGGTGGATGTTGCAATATGTGCAAGCAACAATAA